One stretch of Muribaculum intestinale DNA includes these proteins:
- the nrdG gene encoding anaerobic ribonucleoside-triphosphate reductase activating protein — protein sequence MMLQDADYTPTEEEKNIRLRVLDIVAGTSVDGPGLRTSIYLAGCDHACPGCHNPESWAHDGGREMSVAEIMDTVRENDFNVTFSGGDPLYQAEGVTALAGAVKRAGYTLWCYTGFTYEHVAAAPRFAPLMEFVDVLVDGPFIESMRDTALLFRGSSNQRLVDVAASRKAGGVVAWSRD from the coding sequence ATGATGTTGCAGGACGCGGACTATACTCCGACTGAGGAAGAAAAAAACATAAGGCTGAGGGTGCTTGACATAGTTGCCGGCACCAGCGTCGACGGCCCCGGACTCCGTACATCGATATATCTGGCGGGGTGTGACCATGCATGTCCCGGATGTCACAATCCGGAATCGTGGGCTCACGACGGAGGCCGCGAGATGAGTGTGGCCGAGATAATGGACACGGTGAGGGAGAATGACTTCAATGTCACTTTTTCAGGCGGTGACCCGTTGTATCAGGCCGAAGGTGTCACTGCTCTCGCCGGCGCCGTCAAACGTGCCGGATATACATTGTGGTGCTACACAGGATTCACCTACGAGCATGTAGCTGCTGCGCCGCGTTTTGCCCCACTTATGGAGTTTGTCGATGTGCTTGTCGACGGGCCTTTTATAGAGAGTATGCGCGACACAGCTCTGCTGTTCCGCGGCTCGTCCAATCAGCGCCTTGTCGATGTAGCGGCCTCCCGCAAGGCCGGAGGCGTTGTGGCATGGAGCAGAGATTGA
- a CDS encoding DMT family transporter, translated as MSQHTGTANHRPQMSMILYNVGALLTVAAWGVSFVSTKVLLEHGLQPTEVYVYRTLLAYLLILLVCHGRMVSNSVRDELLFVACGMCGGSLYFIAENTALEHTLVSNVSLIVTLAPLITTLLVGVLYKSERPSRGMVAGSLVAFLGVGLVIFNSSFVLAVKPLGDLLALAAAVSWAVYSLVLRKLSAFYTVLFITRKTFFYGLLTALPFLFTEPEHGNLKVFSDTAVWVNFIFLGVFCSMLAFLIWAWAVKGIGAVKANNYLYVQPIITLVASAVFLGEQVTWIGYLGCGLILFGVVLADRLSQGHPSKPAH; from the coding sequence ATGTCCCAGCATACCGGTACTGCAAACCATCGTCCACAGATGTCAATGATACTCTATAATGTAGGCGCGCTGCTCACCGTAGCGGCCTGGGGAGTGTCGTTTGTGTCTACAAAAGTGCTACTTGAGCATGGCCTTCAGCCAACCGAGGTGTATGTATACCGTACATTGCTCGCATATCTGCTGATACTGCTTGTATGCCATGGACGTATGGTCTCCAACTCTGTGCGCGATGAATTGCTGTTTGTGGCGTGCGGCATGTGTGGCGGTTCTCTCTATTTCATAGCGGAGAATACCGCTCTTGAGCATACTCTTGTGTCGAATGTGTCGCTCATAGTCACGCTCGCGCCACTTATAACTACGCTTCTCGTAGGCGTTCTGTATAAATCAGAGCGTCCGTCGCGTGGCATGGTGGCCGGTTCGCTTGTCGCGTTTCTCGGTGTGGGTCTGGTGATTTTCAACAGTTCATTTGTGCTGGCGGTAAAGCCTCTCGGCGATTTGCTTGCGCTGGCTGCCGCAGTGAGCTGGGCTGTATATTCACTTGTGTTGCGTAAACTCAGCGCGTTCTATACGGTATTGTTCATAACCCGAAAGACCTTTTTCTATGGGCTCCTTACGGCGTTGCCATTCCTGTTTACCGAGCCTGAACACGGAAATCTGAAAGTGTTTTCCGATACAGCCGTATGGGTCAATTTCATTTTTCTTGGCGTGTTCTGCTCAATGCTTGCATTTCTCATATGGGCTTGGGCGGTCAAGGGCATAGGTGCTGTAAAGGCCAACAATTATCTATACGTACAGCCGATAATCACACTTGTGGCCTCGGCAGTGTTCCTTGGTGAACAGGTGACATGGATAGGCTATCTCGGATGCGGCCTGATACTCTTCGGAGTGGTGCTTGCCGATCGTCTCAGTCAGGGACATCCAAGCAAGCCGGCACACTGA
- a CDS encoding sugar phosphate nucleotidyltransferase, with amino-acid sequence MKGMVFAAGLGTRLRPLTDSVPKALVELDGVAMLERVLIRMKSYGIGEAVVNVHHFADKVRDFLREHDDFGMRLHISDESGMLLDTGGGVAAAADWLSGDEPVLLHNADIYTDVDFVEMQRVYEASGADATLLTSHRATSRYLLFDKNMRMHGWTDISSGRVRPERLDISRLATMAFGGVHIVSPRLVEDICRYGRANGKKVFSITDYYIESCGRMYIKGWCQPAGTNWHDIGTLDKLRRAEECLGGGVRL; translated from the coding sequence ATGAAAGGGATGGTATTTGCCGCCGGTCTGGGCACACGGCTACGTCCGCTTACCGATAGTGTGCCTAAAGCGCTTGTCGAGCTTGACGGTGTAGCGATGCTTGAGCGTGTGCTTATACGCATGAAGTCATACGGTATAGGGGAGGCGGTGGTCAATGTGCATCATTTTGCCGACAAGGTGAGAGATTTTCTCAGAGAGCACGACGACTTCGGGATGAGGCTGCATATAAGCGACGAGAGCGGTATGCTGCTTGACACTGGAGGCGGAGTGGCGGCAGCCGCCGATTGGCTTTCAGGCGATGAGCCTGTGCTGCTCCATAATGCCGACATATATACCGATGTGGATTTTGTGGAAATGCAGAGGGTGTATGAGGCGTCGGGCGCTGATGCCACGTTGCTTACCAGCCATAGGGCGACATCGCGCTATCTGCTGTTTGACAAGAACATGCGTATGCATGGCTGGACTGATATCAGCAGTGGCCGAGTGCGTCCGGAGCGACTGGATATATCCAGGCTGGCGACGATGGCGTTTGGAGGGGTTCATATTGTATCTCCCCGCCTGGTTGAGGATATATGCCGTTATGGCCGGGCCAACGGGAAGAAGGTGTTTTCGATTACTGACTATTATATCGAGTCGTGCGGCAGGATGTATATAAAAGGATGGTGCCAGCCCGCGGGTACGAACTGGCACGATATAGGTACGCTCGACAAACTGCGCCGGGCGGAGGAATGTCTGGGAGGCGGCGTTAGACTATAA
- a CDS encoding RNA polymerase sigma factor gives MRQETYVNLWRGMDRFRGESDVRTWVYRVALNSCVSFFRRNRRADAHIPLSALTDVADVGCNRNELISEMHRLINRLDHVEKAMILFWLDGYPYDAIADVMAMSRNTVASRLKRIKEKLVRYSEE, from the coding sequence ATGCGGCAGGAGACCTACGTGAATCTCTGGCGCGGTATGGACCGGTTTCGCGGCGAGTCGGATGTGCGTACATGGGTTTACCGTGTGGCCCTGAACAGTTGTGTGAGTTTTTTCCGCAGAAACCGACGGGCCGATGCCCACATTCCGTTATCGGCATTGACCGATGTGGCCGATGTGGGGTGCAACCGTAATGAACTGATATCTGAGATGCACCGGCTTATCAACAGGCTCGACCATGTGGAGAAAGCGATGATACTCTTTTGGCTCGACGGGTATCCGTATGATGCGATTGCCGATGTGATGGCGATGTCCCGCAACACAGTGGCTTCAAGGCTTAAACGGATAAAGGAGAAGCTGGTGAGGTACTCGGAGGAATAA
- a CDS encoding anaerobic ribonucleoside triphosphate reductase, which yields MIQTVVKRDGRVVGYNDEKIKAAIRKAMLQTEIGEDESLILKITDRISMTGNERMTVEEIQDRVEFELMKSPRKEVAKRYIAYRDQRNIARRAKTRDMFLEIIEAKNNDITRENANMNTDSPAGMMMKFASETTKPFVDDYLLSHEAREAVRNGYLHIHDKDYYPTKSLTCVQHPLDKILKYGFTAGHGESRPAKRIETASIIGCISLETAQNEMHGGQAIPAFDFYLAPFVRSSYIEEIKTLESLSGEDLSELYNAPIDDYLKRPLDGLKGRERMKQHAINETVGRVHQSMEAFIHNMNTIHSRGGNQVVFSSINYGTDTSAEGRCIIREILNSTYEGVGNGATAIFPIQIWKKKTGISYKPGDRNYDLYKLACKVTARRFFPNFLNLDATFNQHEKWRADDPDRYLYEVATMGCRTRVFENRYGEKTSVGRGNLSFSTINIVRIAIECMNIRDKEERIARFFSRLDDVLDITARQLCDRFDFQKTALVKQFPLLMSRLWIGAENLKPTDTIEPVINQGTLGIGFIGLAECLVALVGAHHGESDEAQELGLRIVSHMRSRVNEFCELYQHNFSVLATPAEGLSGKFTKKDRKSFGIIPGVTDRTYYTNSNHVPVYYHCSPRHKAKIEAPYHALTGGGHIFYVEIDGDATHNPDAISDIVDMMDKYNIGYGSVNHNRNRCMACGYEDAQDNLEKCPVCGSHAIDKLQRITGYLVGTTDRWNSAKLAELNDRVVHK from the coding sequence ATGATACAGACTGTAGTAAAGCGCGACGGCCGTGTCGTGGGATATAATGACGAGAAGATAAAAGCAGCTATCCGCAAGGCTATGTTGCAGACTGAAATCGGGGAGGACGAAAGTCTTATCCTTAAGATAACCGATCGTATCAGCATGACCGGCAATGAACGCATGACAGTAGAGGAAATTCAGGACCGGGTGGAGTTCGAGTTGATGAAGAGCCCGCGTAAGGAGGTGGCCAAGCGATATATTGCCTATCGCGATCAGCGTAACATCGCACGCCGGGCCAAGACCCGCGACATGTTCCTTGAGATAATCGAGGCCAAGAATAATGACATCACCCGCGAGAACGCCAACATGAACACTGACTCGCCTGCGGGTATGATGATGAAGTTTGCGAGCGAGACCACCAAACCGTTTGTCGACGACTATCTTTTGTCGCACGAAGCGCGCGAGGCTGTGCGCAACGGTTATCTCCATATACATGACAAGGACTACTATCCTACCAAGAGTCTGACATGCGTACAGCACCCTCTCGACAAGATATTGAAATACGGCTTCACTGCCGGCCACGGCGAGTCGCGTCCTGCCAAGCGCATAGAGACAGCAAGTATCATCGGCTGCATATCTCTTGAGACAGCCCAGAACGAGATGCATGGCGGCCAGGCCATACCAGCATTCGATTTCTATCTGGCTCCATTCGTACGTTCATCATATATCGAAGAAATCAAGACTCTTGAGTCGCTCAGCGGCGAGGACCTTAGTGAACTTTACAATGCTCCTATAGACGACTATCTGAAGCGTCCGCTCGATGGCCTCAAAGGCAGAGAGCGCATGAAACAGCATGCCATCAACGAGACGGTAGGGCGTGTGCACCAGTCGATGGAAGCATTCATACATAATATGAATACCATCCACTCGCGTGGGGGCAACCAGGTGGTGTTCAGCTCGATAAACTATGGCACCGACACTTCGGCCGAAGGACGCTGCATCATCCGCGAGATACTTAATTCGACATATGAGGGTGTAGGCAACGGCGCCACTGCGATATTCCCTATACAGATATGGAAGAAGAAGACCGGCATCAGCTATAAGCCCGGTGACCGCAACTACGACCTCTATAAGCTGGCATGCAAGGTGACAGCCCGCAGATTCTTCCCCAATTTCCTGAATCTCGACGCTACATTCAATCAGCATGAGAAATGGCGCGCCGACGACCCCGACCGCTACCTTTACGAGGTGGCTACCATGGGGTGTCGTACGCGTGTGTTTGAAAACCGTTATGGCGAGAAGACCTCGGTAGGACGCGGTAATCTCAGCTTCTCTACAATCAACATCGTGCGTATAGCCATCGAATGTATGAATATCCGGGACAAGGAGGAGCGTATAGCCCGTTTCTTCAGTCGTCTTGACGATGTGCTCGATATTACCGCTCGTCAGTTGTGCGACCGCTTTGACTTCCAGAAGACCGCGCTTGTAAAGCAATTCCCCTTGCTCATGTCGCGCTTGTGGATAGGCGCGGAAAATCTGAAACCGACCGACACTATCGAGCCGGTGATAAATCAGGGTACGCTCGGTATCGGCTTTATCGGTCTGGCAGAATGTCTGGTAGCTCTCGTCGGCGCACATCATGGCGAAAGCGACGAAGCACAGGAACTTGGCCTGAGAATTGTAAGCCACATGCGTAGCCGCGTCAATGAGTTCTGCGAACTTTATCAGCACAATTTCTCAGTGTTGGCTACTCCTGCCGAAGGGCTCTCGGGCAAGTTCACGAAGAAAGACCGCAAGTCGTTCGGCATCATTCCCGGAGTGACTGACCGCACTTATTATACAAATTCCAACCATGTGCCGGTGTACTACCACTGCTCGCCGCGTCACAAGGCTAAAATCGAGGCTCCCTATCATGCTCTGACAGGCGGCGGCCACATATTCTATGTCGAAATCGACGGTGACGCCACTCATAATCCCGATGCTATCAGCGATATTGTTGACATGATGGACAAATACAATATCGGTTATGGCTCGGTCAACCACAACCGCAACCGCTGCATGGCCTGTGGATACGAGGATGCCCAGGACAATCTTGAGAAATGCCCTGTATGCGGCAGCCATGCAATAGACAAGCTGCAGCGTATCACGGGTTATCTCGTAGGAACCACCGACCGCTGGAACAGTGCGAAGCTGGCTGAACTCAACGACCGTGTAGTACACAAATGA
- a CDS encoding phosphotransferase — MNEERNGTIGVDNVLYRLYQEATGYAPESMMLLPGAGSGRKYYRMRGVESLIGVVGTDVSENRAFVELSRHFRVKGLPVPEVRGVSDDGIYYIQEDLGSTALFGFIAPGRTQGIWSDEQRDVLRRTIAALPVLQWEGAGGLDFDRVCFPVGRMDRRALMWDLNYFKYCFLKPSGVEHSEVMLERDFTVLCDKVLEHDTPTFMYRDFQSRNVMLASDGSLRFIDFQGGRRGPYHYDVVSFLWQAQAHYPDELRDELIDEYIRASKPYIALDGAEFRRELKLFVLLRTLQVLGAYGLRGLVQRKAHFLQSIPSAIDNLRVLLDDPDAPDGMPCLMDTLRRLTELPRWNNERSQSKDMTIRVFSFGYRKSGIPDDSMPNGGGFVFDCRALNNPGRYPQYLTLTGRDQPVIDFLESDGEITRFLDNAYALVDMTVDRYLERGFSQLMVSFGCTGGQHRSVYAAEHMARHLNEKYGVKVVLCHREQGISTIYNARR; from the coding sequence ATGAATGAAGAAAGAAACGGTACAATAGGGGTTGACAATGTGCTCTACAGGCTATATCAGGAGGCTACCGGGTATGCTCCTGAAAGCATGATGCTGTTGCCAGGAGCCGGCTCGGGACGTAAATATTACCGCATGCGCGGTGTTGAATCGCTCATCGGAGTTGTCGGTACCGACGTTTCGGAAAACAGGGCCTTTGTGGAACTTTCACGTCATTTTCGCGTCAAAGGCCTTCCGGTGCCGGAGGTGCGTGGCGTGAGTGACGACGGTATATATTATATACAGGAGGATCTCGGTTCTACGGCACTGTTCGGATTTATCGCTCCCGGACGTACCCAGGGTATATGGAGCGATGAGCAGCGTGATGTGTTGCGGCGCACTATAGCCGCGCTGCCGGTATTGCAGTGGGAGGGAGCCGGAGGGCTCGACTTCGACAGGGTATGCTTTCCGGTGGGGCGTATGGACCGCCGGGCATTGATGTGGGATTTGAATTATTTCAAATATTGCTTTCTGAAGCCTTCAGGGGTGGAGCATTCCGAGGTGATGCTTGAGCGAGACTTCACTGTCTTGTGTGACAAGGTGCTCGAACATGATACGCCTACATTCATGTACCGCGACTTCCAGTCGCGCAATGTTATGCTTGCCTCCGACGGCAGTCTGCGGTTTATTGATTTCCAGGGCGGACGCCGTGGCCCGTATCATTATGATGTAGTGTCTTTTCTGTGGCAGGCACAGGCGCATTATCCGGATGAGTTGCGCGATGAACTTATCGATGAATACATCCGGGCATCGAAGCCGTATATAGCTCTCGATGGAGCTGAATTCCGTCGGGAACTGAAGCTGTTTGTGCTGTTGCGCACACTCCAGGTGCTCGGTGCATACGGGCTGCGGGGTCTTGTACAGCGCAAGGCCCATTTCCTCCAGAGCATTCCGTCGGCGATTGACAATCTGCGCGTTCTGCTTGATGACCCTGATGCCCCTGACGGTATGCCATGCCTGATGGACACGCTGCGGCGCCTGACAGAACTGCCTCGATGGAACAATGAGCGCTCGCAGAGCAAGGATATGACAATAAGGGTGTTCAGTTTCGGCTATCGTAAGTCGGGAATCCCCGACGACTCTATGCCTAATGGCGGCGGATTTGTGTTTGATTGCCGTGCGCTCAATAATCCCGGGCGTTATCCCCAGTATCTTACCCTTACCGGGCGCGACCAGCCGGTAATAGATTTCCTGGAGAGTGACGGGGAGATAACGCGTTTCCTCGACAATGCGTATGCTCTCGTGGACATGACTGTCGACCGCTATCTTGAGCGTGGATTCTCGCAGCTGATGGTGAGTTTCGGCTGTACCGGCGGGCAACACCGGTCGGTGTATGCCGCCGAGCATATGGCCCGTCATCTCAATGAAAAATATGGAGTAAAGGTGGTGCTTTGTCATCGCGAGCAGGGCATCTCTACTATTTATAATGCGCGTCGATGA
- a CDS encoding OstA-like protein, translating to MQDPKSDRMLRETDRGSRGCNGWRRGRWAVACLMALGVPAILSGHPDAPKSPATELPPVNPPKRYEIKPTVPSTDRHTPGKVFLERADRLWTDDSRDSIAYQILVGNVQFRKDDMFMYCDSAHFYDQEGSFDAFGNVRMEQGDTLFVYADELNYNNPEEMAVFYGNGVEEVRLINKEVQLTTDVFNYDLGQDLGYYTNGGTLADTANVLTSVYGEYSPATKDAQFRLDVVLKDKGERDFTLTTEELLYNTDNHIARIVKPSVIVTDSATVYSSNGMYNTEADTTRLYDRSLIKTRRGNTLTGDTLFYDQTTGFGEAWGNMILTDSARQSALEGGYGCYFEKEDSSFATIRARLLEYSRKDTLYLHGDTIRTYVQRSDSDSTHIMTAYPRVRFWRVDLQGLCDSLSVVERDSLMYMHRHPIVWSGERQVFGNVIQVHFNDSTVDWAKLPEFGFVAEHIGDEFYNQLTGREMLAQFVDGSLSQLDVSGNVENIMLPQENDSTYNKIISSTSSYLTAHFNDSTLQKLTMWPDVDGTVTPLYLAKKSIYYLPQFKWYEALRPKDKDDIFNVPPEMEALLKEPDPGVRRRRVN from the coding sequence ATGCAGGATCCGAAAAGCGACAGAATGCTTCGGGAGACTGACCGAGGCAGTCGCGGATGCAATGGCTGGCGCCGTGGCCGCTGGGCTGTGGCGTGTTTGATGGCTCTCGGTGTGCCCGCGATATTGTCGGGTCACCCCGATGCTCCTAAATCTCCGGCTACGGAATTGCCTCCGGTGAATCCGCCGAAGCGATACGAAATAAAACCGACAGTGCCTTCTACCGACAGGCATACCCCGGGAAAGGTGTTTCTGGAGCGAGCCGACAGGCTGTGGACCGACGACAGCCGCGACTCGATAGCCTACCAGATACTTGTAGGCAACGTGCAGTTTCGCAAGGACGACATGTTCATGTACTGCGACAGCGCGCATTTCTATGACCAGGAGGGTAGTTTCGACGCTTTCGGAAACGTAAGGATGGAGCAGGGCGACACTCTGTTTGTGTATGCCGACGAGCTCAACTACAACAACCCCGAAGAGATGGCCGTGTTCTACGGTAACGGAGTGGAAGAGGTGCGCCTGATAAACAAGGAGGTGCAGCTTACCACCGACGTTTTCAACTATGACCTGGGGCAGGATCTGGGATACTATACCAACGGCGGAACATTGGCCGACACGGCCAATGTGCTCACCTCGGTATACGGTGAATACAGTCCCGCTACCAAGGACGCTCAGTTCAGGCTCGATGTAGTGCTTAAGGACAAGGGCGAGCGCGATTTCACTCTCACCACCGAGGAGCTGCTCTATAATACCGACAATCATATAGCCCGGATTGTGAAGCCGTCGGTGATAGTGACCGACAGTGCCACGGTATACTCCAGCAACGGTATGTACAATACCGAGGCCGACACAACGCGCCTGTACGACCGGTCGCTTATAAAGACCCGCCGCGGCAATACGCTTACCGGCGACACTTTGTTCTATGACCAGACTACCGGTTTCGGCGAGGCCTGGGGAAATATGATTCTTACCGACTCGGCGCGTCAGTCGGCTCTGGAAGGGGGCTACGGATGCTACTTCGAGAAGGAGGACAGCTCGTTTGCCACCATACGCGCCCGACTTCTTGAATATAGCCGCAAGGATACTCTTTATCTCCATGGCGACACGATACGCACTTATGTGCAACGCAGCGACAGCGACTCGACGCATATAATGACCGCCTATCCGCGTGTGCGCTTTTGGCGCGTCGACCTCCAGGGCCTGTGCGACTCGCTCAGCGTGGTTGAGCGCGATTCGCTGATGTACATGCACCGTCATCCGATAGTGTGGAGCGGTGAACGTCAGGTGTTCGGCAATGTCATCCAGGTGCATTTCAATGACTCCACTGTCGACTGGGCCAAGTTGCCGGAGTTTGGCTTCGTTGCCGAGCATATCGGCGACGAGTTCTACAATCAGCTTACCGGGCGCGAGATGCTCGCGCAGTTTGTCGACGGGTCTCTGTCGCAGCTTGATGTGAGCGGTAATGTGGAGAATATCATGCTCCCTCAGGAGAACGACTCTACATATAATAAGATAATAAGCTCGACAAGCAGTTATCTGACCGCTCATTTCAACGACTCGACGCTACAGAAACTGACCATGTGGCCTGATGTCGACGGTACGGTGACACCTCTGTATCTTGCAAAGAAATCGATATATTATCTGCCGCAGTTCAAATGGTATGAGGCATTGCGTCCAAAGGACAAGGATGATATATTCAACGTGCCGCCGGAGATGGAGGCGCTGCTGAAGGAGCCTGACCCCGGAGTAAGGCGCAGGCGCGTCAACTGA
- a CDS encoding DUF4234 domain-containing protein, with translation MLPTNRGFWLTLILSILTLGIYQWYLVYAFARETNIACRRDGQNTTGLFLFIILTIITFGIYSIVWYCKWISRCNTYLAVNGQPQGLQVSTYLLSLFFGWLTLGIFNLVVFCKMLYLQNAVNNTYNNITGCTSEAPAGYAPAAV, from the coding sequence ATGCTACCCACCAATCGAGGCTTTTGGCTCACACTCATCCTGTCAATACTCACATTAGGTATCTATCAGTGGTATCTCGTCTATGCATTTGCCCGCGAGACAAATATCGCATGCCGCAGAGACGGCCAAAACACTACAGGACTGTTCCTGTTCATCATCCTGACAATAATCACATTCGGCATCTATTCGATTGTCTGGTACTGCAAATGGATTAGCCGCTGCAACACATATCTCGCAGTCAACGGACAGCCACAGGGACTACAGGTAAGCACCTATCTCCTCTCTCTCTTCTTCGGATGGCTTACACTCGGCATATTCAATCTTGTCGTCTTCTGCAAAATGCTCTATCTGCAAAATGCGGTAAACAATACCTACAACAACATCACCGGATGCACATCAGAAGCTCCCGCAGGATATGCTCCCGCCGCAGTCTGA
- a CDS encoding ISAs1 family transposase, with amino-acid sequence MQIEIFSKVKDPRDLGKVKHELEDVLRMALIGVLCDCEDCDDISDMVTDREEEFKAAGLLKLSNGVPCGDTILRVVESVNPAQLRASLDCCRGHIIESLCGNQVIIDGKKLRGENPRSPGCHGLYILNAWVSETEICVAEKPVDGKTNELTVLPSVLSSLWLTGALVSVDAMGTHRNIAEQIMLQGGDYLMALKDNQPILKSLTESIFSRTTPLSVYTTEEKGHGRVEKRTCSIMDTTLLEQEGMYEKWPGLKRIIKMERERTENGARSRETIYYLSSVEKDEASYYAMRIRAHWGIENKLHWHLDVTFREDMCRVRAKNGAVNFSAMRKYALEMLKKQNDKLSLKRRRKKCMWSTEYLYKVFKDS; translated from the coding sequence ATGCAAATAGAAATTTTCAGCAAAGTAAAAGACCCGCGCGACTTGGGCAAGGTTAAACATGAGCTCGAGGATGTGCTCCGAATGGCACTCATCGGCGTGTTGTGTGATTGTGAGGACTGTGACGACATATCGGATATGGTTACAGACCGAGAGGAAGAATTCAAGGCCGCCGGATTGCTGAAGCTTAGCAACGGCGTCCCGTGTGGTGACACGATACTTCGTGTTGTAGAGTCTGTCAATCCCGCTCAGCTCCGGGCAAGTCTTGATTGCTGCCGAGGCCACATAATCGAATCCCTGTGCGGCAATCAGGTCATCATTGACGGTAAGAAACTGCGGGGTGAAAATCCCAGGAGTCCCGGATGCCACGGACTGTATATCCTCAATGCGTGGGTATCTGAAACAGAAATCTGCGTTGCCGAAAAGCCGGTGGATGGCAAGACCAACGAACTTACGGTTCTGCCGTCCGTATTGTCCTCTTTATGGCTTACAGGGGCATTGGTTTCAGTCGACGCAATGGGGACCCACCGTAATATCGCAGAACAGATCATGCTCCAGGGCGGCGACTATCTGATGGCGCTTAAAGACAATCAGCCGATACTCAAGAGCTTGACGGAAAGTATCTTTAGTAGGACTACTCCATTATCGGTATACACAACCGAGGAAAAGGGGCACGGAAGAGTTGAGAAGAGAACCTGTTCAATTATGGATACGACACTTTTGGAACAGGAGGGAATGTACGAGAAGTGGCCCGGTCTTAAACGTATCATAAAGATGGAGCGTGAGCGTACTGAGAACGGTGCCCGCTCGCGTGAAACAATCTACTATCTCAGCAGCGTGGAGAAAGATGAGGCTTCTTACTATGCGATGCGTATTCGTGCGCACTGGGGTATCGAGAACAAACTGCACTGGCATCTCGACGTGACGTTTCGGGAAGATATGTGCCGCGTACGCGCCAAGAATGGCGCTGTCAATTTTTCAGCGATGCGCAAGTATGCATTGGAAATGCTTAAAAAGCAGAACGATAAACTCAGCCTTAAACGAAGACGCAAAAAATGTATGTGGAGCACTGAATATCTGTACAAAGTCTTTAAGGATAGTTAA
- a CDS encoding CPBP family intramembrane glutamic endopeptidase, whose amino-acid sequence MSDNRISTPDGVSGVMRISAGKALALFVCCWIFSWAIGLVAIGFVGGATLDRIRLAVVLQDLIIFMLPVAMTMLIAAWRPWHFIGIDRSPGWFGVCSALFTLVVAIPAMNCVVGWNESIHFPESMADFERLLRAYESTAGAMIESLLGGTGVADLIVSVLIIGVLTGVAEEWFFRGGLQSLLMRLFGNPHVAIWIAAIVFSAIHMQFFGFVPRVLLGAFFGYLYWWSGSLWLPVVAHAFNNSLVVLSMWLMRRGVDTVALDEIGTGSGGGHAVLAVVSLVLAFVSVWYIWRHLPKMRDMNQ is encoded by the coding sequence ATGTCTGACAATAGGATTTCCACTCCTGACGGAGTGAGCGGCGTTATGCGCATTTCGGCCGGGAAAGCCCTGGCGCTTTTTGTATGCTGCTGGATTTTTTCATGGGCCATAGGCCTGGTGGCAATAGGGTTTGTCGGTGGCGCCACACTCGACCGTATACGTCTGGCCGTCGTGCTTCAGGACCTTATTATATTCATGCTTCCCGTGGCAATGACCATGCTGATAGCCGCATGGCGCCCATGGCATTTCATTGGTATCGACCGTAGTCCCGGATGGTTCGGGGTGTGTAGCGCCCTGTTTACGCTCGTCGTGGCTATTCCGGCCATGAACTGCGTTGTGGGATGGAACGAGAGCATTCATTTTCCCGAGAGTATGGCTGATTTCGAGAGGCTGCTGCGCGCTTATGAATCTACCGCCGGGGCTATGATTGAAAGTCTGCTCGGCGGCACCGGTGTGGCCGACCTGATTGTGTCGGTACTAATAATAGGCGTTCTTACAGGAGTGGCGGAGGAATGGTTTTTCCGGGGCGGACTCCAGTCGCTGCTTATGCGTCTGTTCGGCAATCCGCATGTGGCGATATGGATTGCCGCGATAGTATTCAGTGCTATCCATATGCAGTTTTTCGGTTTTGTGCCAAGGGTGCTGCTGGGTGCATTTTTCGGATATCTTTACTGGTGGAGCGGTTCGCTGTGGCTTCCGGTTGTGGCACATGCATTCAACAATTCTCTTGTAGTGCTGTCCATGTGGCTTATGCGTCGCGGCGTGGATACAGTGGCGCTTGATGAGATTGGTACCGGCTCCGGCGGCGGACATGCCGTGCTGGCTGTGGTAAGTCTGGTGCTTGCGTTTGTATCGGTATGGTACATATGGCGACACCTGCCGAAGATGCGCGATATGAATCAATAA